From one Dehalococcoidia bacterium genomic stretch:
- a CDS encoding nucleotide exchange factor GrpE produces the protein MDENELSAEETPRVEEGEAVEGEEEDVASLKTALAEEQARAEGYLASWQRAQADFVNYKRRTEQERNEMVMLASATLMLNLLPVLDDLGRALDNVSEKLSGLAWVDGIVLIYRKLKATLEGNGLSEIKALGETFDPNFHEAALYADGEEGKVIEELQKGYMLHDRVLRPAMVKVGKGLKEKEEEEETSQEEVQEENNG, from the coding sequence ATGGATGAGAATGAACTTAGTGCTGAGGAAACGCCCCGGGTAGAGGAGGGTGAGGCGGTAGAGGGAGAAGAAGAGGATGTAGCATCGCTAAAAACGGCGCTTGCCGAGGAGCAGGCCAGGGCTGAGGGCTATCTGGCCAGTTGGCAAAGGGCTCAGGCGGACTTTGTGAATTACAAGAGGCGCACTGAGCAGGAGCGAAACGAGATGGTCATGCTTGCCAGTGCTACACTTATGCTAAACCTGCTTCCCGTTCTGGATGACCTGGGGCGGGCGCTGGATAACGTCTCGGAGAAGCTTAGCGGGCTCGCGTGGGTCGATGGCATCGTGCTAATATATCGCAAGCTCAAAGCGACGCTGGAGGGTAACGGGCTCAGTGAGATCAAGGCCCTCGGTGAGACATTTGACCCCAATTTTCATGAGGCGGCGCTCTACGCTGATGGGGAAGAGGGGAAGGTTATCGAGGAGTTGCAGAAGGGATATATGCTTCATGATCGGGTGCTGCGCCCTGCTATGGTGAAGGTAGGCAAGGGTCTGAAGGAGAAAGAAGAGGAAGAAGAAACATCTCAGGAGGAAGTACAGGAGGAGAACAATGGGTAA
- the hrcA gene encoding heat-inducible transcriptional repressor HrcA → MLAKRTGNILDIIVGEYISMARPVGSEAIVERHGLGVSSATVRNEVARLEEEGYIIRPHISGGAIPSDKGYRHYVESVVREAEEIPLDEQRMLSHLFHQVEQELSEWTHLAASLLARMVCSVAIVTSPKALSCRIKHLELVALQESLALVILLLQEARLKQQLIAFDKVVSQGELSAISGKLGTLFHGLTVAQLLAQDGVLSPIEQHIKNAVVQVMADEDRRRYEEPYIEGLRHILTQPEFTHAQNMLRLVEMLESRDMVRSLLPEMVVDGGVRIVIGAENREDAMKGYSIVVTQYGVPGEVNGALGVIGPTRMPYGRAISSVRYVGSLLSELVAELYVGPERQ, encoded by the coding sequence ATGTTAGCGAAGCGGACAGGGAATATACTCGATATTATCGTTGGTGAATATATCTCGATGGCCAGGCCGGTGGGTTCGGAGGCGATCGTCGAACGCCATGGGCTGGGGGTTAGTTCTGCCACCGTTCGCAACGAGGTGGCACGTCTTGAGGAGGAGGGATATATTATCCGGCCTCATATATCAGGGGGAGCCATACCTTCAGATAAGGGCTATCGCCACTATGTGGAGTCCGTGGTCCGGGAGGCAGAGGAGATCCCACTGGATGAGCAGCGGATGCTCTCACATCTCTTCCATCAAGTGGAGCAAGAGCTGTCGGAGTGGACCCATCTTGCTGCTTCCCTGCTGGCGCGCATGGTTTGCAGTGTAGCCATTGTTACCTCCCCCAAGGCACTGTCGTGTCGCATCAAGCACCTGGAGCTGGTGGCGCTTCAGGAGTCCCTCGCGCTTGTAATCCTGTTGCTTCAGGAGGCGAGGCTCAAGCAGCAACTGATAGCCTTTGATAAGGTGGTATCGCAGGGGGAGCTTAGCGCTATTTCCGGTAAGCTGGGCACACTGTTTCACGGTTTGACCGTGGCTCAACTTCTGGCACAGGATGGGGTTCTTTCCCCGATTGAACAGCACATTAAGAATGCGGTTGTGCAGGTCATGGCGGATGAGGATAGGCGGAGGTATGAGGAGCCATATATCGAGGGGCTACGTCATATATTAACCCAGCCGGAGTTTACCCATGCCCAGAATATGCTGCGCCTTGTGGAGATGCTGGAAAGCAGGGACATGGTCAGGTCACTGCTTCCAGAGATGGTGGTTGATGGTGGTGTCCGGATAGTTATTGGGGCGGAGAATCGCGAGGATGCAATGAAAGGGTACAGTATTGTGGTCACCCAGTATGGCGTTCCGGGCGAGGTCAATGGTGCCCTTGGCGTGATTGGCCCCACGCGAATGCCGTACGGCAGGGCGATCTCCTCGGTGCGCTATGTTGGTTCGCTTTTAAGTGAGCTGGTCGCTGAGCTATATGTCGGTCCAGAGAGGCAGTAG